Within the Musa acuminata AAA Group cultivar baxijiao chromosome BXJ2-9, Cavendish_Baxijiao_AAA, whole genome shotgun sequence genome, the region CGAAACACGAACGCCCGTCCCGTTATTGCTGATGTTGATGCGGTCGTGTGAGTTCGACTCGGCTCTCATACGACACGTACGAGCCACATCGACACCAACGAATCAAGGACAGGGGATTCGATGATGTCATCTCGGATCGGTATCTCTGTTATTATCTGTGATATTTGTTTGGGTCATCATCATTAATACCTGTAAGaaaatattatcatcatcattttttttttgtttttttctttattgtAACATTTAGTACTGTTTAATACATTTGGTAGAGTAAAACTACCCgaaaatctcaaaaatattcccaaATTCGATTTGTCAGGTAAAATATCGCAGCCGTCCATGTGGGTTCCCCTTCCAATCATTTCCGTGCAAGTATCATCCGACGGATTCCATTGCTCCGTACTTGATGACGGGTAAACTGAGACGTCTCTTTTTTGACGGACGGCCAGGATGCGTCCAATGTCACTCAGCCCATCTTATCGACGAACGAGAAGTGCGCTTCCCCTGTTTGGTGGCTTGCACGGAACACCGGAGTCAGAATCTTAGTCacggggaatatatatatatatatatatatatatatagtcacctTTGCTGGTCCTCCAATAGCATAGTTTCTTTGGCTCTTAGTTGCAATGATGTCATTGATACTGCAGCAGTCATCGATTATATCTCATATTTACGATCATGTAATCTGACCATCAATAAATTACTTGATCTCTACATGTTTCCCGTCGACGATGCAAGCCTAAGCCCAGCCCAGTCCAGCCCATGACAGTAAAAGAGGATTGGGGGGATAGAAGAGTCATTACATGCACGGCAAAGAAAAGGTCGTCGTGGGTTCGAGAAATGGCCTGCTTCGATATCGCGGCGGTCCGCGGGGCCCGCGCAGGCCGCCACCTGATCCCTCCCGCTCGCGATTTACCCAAAACGCCCCCACGGAAGCGCAATAATAACGAAAAGGACGGGGAGCGAGGAAAACAAAAGGCACGCCTTCGGTCGCCTTTTCGCTGGAGGGCACTCACTACCTTTCACCGACCCACCCTCATCCCGTACCGTCCCTTTCTTCAACTGGAGTTGTATGCGGGGCCCACCTGTGTTTCGCTACCTTCTCCATCTCCGGCTCCAACCACACGGCGGGTGCAAAACGGGTAGTTCAAAAACGAGTAGAAGTAGTTTGTCTAGTACACGGGAACCCTTTCCGGCTTCCTCATCCTGTCATCTTCCTCCCCGCCTTTCTTCCCTCCCATCTGTTCGTCGACGATTCCTCCCGTGTGGGAATTCGATTTTGCATCCCTCGTCTTCTGCTAGGGTTCCCACTTTTGTTCCATGCACGGAAAGAGAAAGCTTTTGATAAGATCTCCATGAATCGGTAGTTTATTTCGAGGAAGCTTGTTGTTAATTCTCGTTAGATATTTTGCGTCATGATCAGTCGTTTCGCTAGGTGGATTCTTTTCCCCTTGATGTGGATTTCGTACAAGCTGTCTGTGTGTCTTTTCGTTCCTTGGATAATTAGCGGGATGATGACGCAGTATTAAGCGATGCATAGTTCAACCTTGGTCTTATCAGTTTACTTTTCTTAGATTTGATGGAAGTCGAATTTGACCAAAAAAGTATCCTTTTTCAGATTCTTCAGTTTCCCAAACGTTGCTTTTGAGAAGCATGGAATCTTCTCGCTGGACATAGTAGTTTTGCCGGTGACGTTGGATTGTTCATGGAGGTCTCTTGCTTTTTCCGTATACGCTTTTAGATGTTAGGCAGCTTCCAAGATTCCAAGAAGTACTTTTTAGATCATTGCCTTTGTGAATTTTGAAAGACAGGTTGCCAGATTGAAAGAATCTATATATTTGTGAGATTCCTTAGTGGAGATTTTATTACAATAAGATAAAAAATTTCGATTGGCAATTCGTATGTAAGCAATGTTGGGAGTTAGAGCTTTAACCTTAGCTCTTTGTTGTTATCATGATTAATGAACTCAGGCTGGCAAATCTTTCTTTATAACAAAATCTATTAATTGTGACTTTTTtttggctaaatttgagaaaatgCATTGAAAAGTTCTCTTTTTGTTTTTACTAATTTGAAACCTAGCCAAGTATAACTTAGTCACTTATAacttttaggtttttttttcttttggatatATGCTGACATTGATCGAGTTTTTCAGGAGTATGCTGATAACTACGACAGTGAGGACATTTCTTGTTAAGCCACAGGAACAGGAGCAGAATTTGATTTGTTTGCTTGTCCTCTGAGAGTGAGGAAGCATGAGCCATCTTTGTGATTTTTGTGGGGAGCAAAGATCTGTCATCTATTGCAGGTCCGATGCTGCTGCTTTGTGCTTGTCATGTGACCGCATTGTTCATTCTGCAAATGCACTTTCTCGACGCCATTCGCGCACTCTTTTGTGTGACAGTTGCAGCACACAACCTGCTTTTGTTAGGTGCATTGAGGAAAGTGTTTCACTCTGCCAAAATTGTGATTGGAATAAGGATGGTGGATCAGCAGTTGCCAAAGGACATAAAAGAGAGACAATAAATTGCTACATAGGCTGCCCGTCTGCAGCTGAGCTTTCGAGAATGTGGCCATTTTTTAAGGAGTTTCCTCCTATAGAGGATGCTGATTGTGAACAGGGATTGGGCTTGATGACCATCGATGAGAACAGTGTTACTAATTGTTGGGGACATCCGGAAAACAGCATTTCTGGTGCAGGCAAGCTGAATAATCCAGGAGcttttgataagtttgattccttgattggatcatcttcggGGCCTGCAATATGTTTGATGCCCTGTACTGCTGATCTGGTAGCTGGTTCAGTAGATTCAACTACACCTAAGGTGCATTTAGGTTTTAGTTCACTTTATTTagcttcaaattttagagcccatcaATGGTTGCTGTCTTTTAGACAAAAATCTACTACAAATTCAATTACCAAATGCATCTCTACAATTCAAATTCCTCTTTTGCCTTAACAGACTTGATACCAAGAGTTGACTTGCATTTTATGTTCCAGAtctttttttgttgccagcaaaGATGTTTAGTTGCTAATTTCATTAACAAGTATCTATACAGGATAGATTAATATGTTTAGGTGTACCCTTGATTACTCTGGTACCATTAATTACAGTCTACCAAAGTATCAGGTCTTCTGGCATTTTCACATAGTGAGAACCTCAGCCATGCTGCTTTTACACCTCATTCCTCATTTTTTGTTGCCAGAAAAGATGTGTAGTTGCTTTTCTCATTAATGAGCAGCCTACACGATATATTAATAGGTTTAGGTGTTCCTCCATTCCTCTGGTATCATAAATTACAGTAGATTATAGTAAACTCATCTTCGGCTGCTGCAGAAGCTTCATTTGGGCTGAAGGATTAAAATTTGCTGAGAGAAACTGATTTGTAACTTAAATATATGATGCACTATCTGTGAGATCTAAGTACGGTCCTTATTCTTTGAGAATATGCTTAAGTGCACTTCAATGTTTAGCTTCTTATACTGATTCCAATTGCCAATAGCTTTTTGACTCATTTGCAGTTATCTTGTCCTGGGACAAatgattctgaattatgcaaagatGGTCTCTGTGATGATTTTAATTTGGATGATGTGGATTTGACTTTTCAAAActatgaagaactttttggtttatCTCATAACCAAACAGGGCATCTTTTTGATGATCACGGGATAGATGTGATTTTTGATCCATGGGACACTTGTGCTGCCAATTCGAACTGCCAGGATGAATTTGTTGGAGAGGTACATATTGTCACTTTTGCTTTTGCACTTTCTGTTTTTTTAAGAGCAAACACCATCATTCTTTTATCTTTTAATTAAAATCAAACACTAGTTCAACAGACTCCACCAGCTACATACATCACCTAGTGTGCGCTCAACTTTATTTTGTTGTCATGCAGTAAGTACTTCCTGCACCATGTTCTCTTTGGATTTTTATTATGGAAGAAAAGATGGTTTCATAGAAATTCATCCCTTCATTGAGGTTATgattctttgttgttgttgtggcttgtaaaggttgtcagaTTTCAAGTGCTTACTTAAGAGGAAGGAATGCTTTAAACTAGTTGTGAGTTTGTGAGGAACCTGAACTAACTGCTCGATGGACATAAATGTTACAATTGATGAGTTAtagcttgaaaaaaaaaattatgcatgttgttccatttttctttggaattacaaaaaaaaatatatcttgtGTTCTACAACCATGTTAGAAGATGACATAATTTTGCTAACTAATTCATTGGTTACAAGCACACTTGTGGATTAGCAATTACATCTTGATTCAACCATTTCTTCTTCGTCTATTCTCAGTGTCTCAATGTCCTTGATAATTGCCTGATATTATCTATATGTCAATACCCTATCTGAATATCCCGATTACAATTGGTAAGAGATTTCATGCCACAATAGATTAATTCATGCAGAATTTAGTTGCCAACAATGGAAGGAACATTGTTATTTTACGCCTGCCCTGCTTGCTTCCATCACTTCCAATATGTTAGTCAAGCTCAAGAGTCATCACCTTCCTTGTATATTCATGACAACATGGTTTTGTGAAACACCTGATGAGTCTCATATTGAATTACCTGAGACAGATACGATGCTGTGCTGTGCATGGTTACTATATCCATTAAAAAAAACGATATATGCATGACAGTGAGCAGCTATCATATGATAACATAATAGATGCTTCTTTGGATTACATAATTTAAAAATGGTTTACATGGTAGTATGTATCTGTgttttgttttcctaattaactGTTTAAGCAGCTTTTGCCAATTTTATCAACTGATGATTTCAAGTTGTGAACTACTTATCTATTTATGTGTCATCAAGCAGTATACTTAAGATTTGACAACATGTTTGTTCAAAATAATTGTCCCTATTATCTTTCCTAGGCATCTTCTGAGGGGCAGGTTAAGCCTTTGCCAACAACATGTAGCAATGCAGTCTCTGCTGATTCTGTGATGTCAAATCCAGGACAAAATGTGGATTCAAGTATGTTTTTTCCAGCACGACAAGCCCACTCCTGTCTATCCTTTTCCTTTTCTGGTTTGACTGGTGAAAGCAGTGCCCGGGATTATCAAGATTGTGGTGTGTCATCAATGCTTCTTATGGGTGAGCCTCCAGTGTTCCCAGCTGGACCTGAGAGTTCCATGTTGCCTACAGCCAGCAGGGATAGCGCTGTGATGCGctataaagaaaagaagaaaacacgCAAGTAAGTTTAGACTCTGGCAAATACTAAAATGGATGTTATATCGGAAATGTAATTTCCCATCAAAGTTACTGAGCTTAATGTTTTCTTGAACTCCTTGATAACTGGGTTAGATGTACAAGTCTTGAACCTTGATAATTAAAAATGCACCCTGCTCCAGTAGCCAGATCCATGACCTTAGAATTTGCACTTCTAAAAGCCCTGAGGCCTTGCGGGGAAAATTATCACGTGAAATATTCATAACCGATGTCAAATTAATTTATAGGTTTAGCTTGTGTTGTTTTCTGTTGGCACAGTAAATATGGATTTTTTATGTTTGCATTATATGCAATTTAGTGTGTTCAACCACTGTTAGTAGGATATAAATGAACATGGTTGGCTGCCTAGCTGTGAGAGTACAACAGTGTAGTCATATATGAGAGTTATTTGTGTGGTTCATATATGTCTAATCTCTGTCAATCTGCTCAAGATCTTACAGTTGTGCAGATTGAATAGTGATGAGAAAGAGTAAGTAAATGAGATTAAAAATAATTTGCTTGATTGTGTCTGTGACAGACAGGAAATTTAGCAATTTTAATAGCATTCTCATTTAGAGAATCAATCACCCATGTCAGAGAGAAGGTGGTGAAGCCAAATAAGCTCCTTGAGGCCAAAATCGATCTCTAGGAATAATATGCAGTATGAAATTAGTAAGCATGTTGTGTTGT harbors:
- the LOC135622987 gene encoding zinc finger protein CONSTANS-LIKE 9-like; this translates as MSHLCDFCGEQRSVIYCRSDAAALCLSCDRIVHSANALSRRHSRTLLCDSCSTQPAFVRCIEESVSLCQNCDWNKDGGSAVAKGHKRETINCYIGCPSAAELSRMWPFFKEFPPIEDADCEQGLGLMTIDENSVTNCWGHPENSISGAGKLNNPGAFDKFDSLIGSSSGPAICLMPCTADLVAGSVDSTTPKLSCPGTNDSELCKDGLCDDFNLDDVDLTFQNYEELFGLSHNQTGHLFDDHGIDVIFDPWDTCAANSNCQDEFVGEASSEGQVKPLPTTCSNAVSADSVMSNPGQNVDSSMFFPARQAHSCLSFSFSGLTGESSARDYQDCGVSSMLLMGEPPVFPAGPESSMLPTASRDSAVMRYKEKKKTRKFEKKIRYASRKAMAEVRRRVKGRFVKAGEAYDYDPLAKTRSC